The Candidatus Polarisedimenticolaceae bacterium genome segment GAAGATGCTCGACCGCGCGGTCGAGATGCGACCGCAGGAGGCCGCCTACCTGTACGCGCGCGCCTCCGTGCGCGCGCTCCAGGGCGCAGCGGACGCCGCCGCGGGAGACCTGCGCCGCGCGATCCAGCTCGACGGGAAGCTGCGCTTCCAGGCGCTCAACGATCCCGACTTCGAGAAGGTCCGCGACGAGGCGTCGTTCATCGACGTCATCGAGCCGACCCCGACCGGGGCGTGAGCCCGGGCGTGGCGCGCCGTTCCGCCGGGACCGTCCTCGTGCTCGCCGCGGGCCAGGGGACGCGGCTGAAGTCGAAAACGATCAAGCTCCTCCACCCCGTCGCGGGGCGGCCGATGGTCGCGTGGGTCGTCGACGCGGCGCGGGCCCTGAAGCCCGACCGCCTCGTCGCCGTGGTCGGTTTCCAGGCCGACGCGATGAAGGGCGCGCTCGGCGACGCCGTCGACGCGTGCGTGCTCCAGTCGGAACAGCGCGGCACCGGGCACGCCGTGCTCCAGGCCGCGCCTTCGCTCAAGGGACGGCTCGACGAGCCGCTGCTCATCGTGAACGGCGATCTCCCCACGCTGAAAACCTCGACCCTCCAGGCGCTCGCGCGCCTGCACCGGACGTCGAAGGCGGCGCTGACCCTCGTGACCGCCGAGCTCCCCGATGCGACCGGTTACGGCCGCGTCGTCCGCGACGACGCCGGGAAGGTGGTCCGGATCGTCGAGCACAAGGACGCCACGGAAGAGGAGCGCGAGATCCGCGAGATCAACTGCGGGATCTACTGCGTCGATCCGGCCGCGCTCTTCCCCATCCTTCGCTCGCTCCGCCCGGACAACGCCCAGGGGGAGTACTACCTCACGGACGCCGTGCACCGGCTGATCGCGAAGGGCGCGAAGGTCGGGGCGCTCCTGCACGAGGACGCCGAGGAGGTCCTCGGGGTGAACACCCGCGAGGAGCTCGCCCGGGCCGGGATCACCCTCTACGCGCGCAAGGCCGCCGACCTCATGGCGTCCGGAGTGACGCTCCTCGACCCCGACCGGATCTGGGTCGACCCACGCGCGAGGATCGGGCGCGACACGATCCTGTGGCCCGACGTGATCATCGAAGGACCGAGCGTTCTCGGGGAGGGCTGCGTCGTGCGCCCCGGGTCGCGGCTGAGCGACGTCCGGGTCGGCGATCGCGTCGAGATCCGGGACCACTGCGTCGTCCAGGATTCGAGGATCGCCGCCGGAGCGGCCGTGGGCCCGTTCGCCCACCTGCGCCCGGGGACCGTCCTGGCCGAGGACGTCCGCGTCGGGAACTTCGTCGAGACCAAGAAGGCGAAGCTGGGCCGGGGCTCGAAGGCCTCCCACCTGACCTACCTCGGCGACGCGACGGTGGGCGCGGGGTGCAACATCGGGGCGGGGACGATCACCTGCAACTACGACGGGGACGCCAAGCACCCCACGACCCTCGAGGACGGCGTCTTCATCGGGAGCGACACCCAGCTCGTCGCGCCCGTCCGGGTCGGCAAGGGCGCCTACGTCGGGGCCGGCTCGACGGTGACCCAGGACGTCCCCGCGGGGGCGCTGGCGATCAGCAGGGGCCGGCAGCGGAACATCGAAGGATGGGCCACCCGGCGAAAAGTTGGCAAGAAGCACGATTAGCCTTAAGTTCTGGCCGGGGTAACACGTCCATGTGCGGAATCGTCGGGTACGTCGGGGACAAGGACCCGGTCGAGGTCCTGATCGAGGGGCTGCGCCGGCTCGAATACCGGGGCTACGACTCGGCCGGGATCGCGGTCGTCAACGGCAACGGCGAGCTCAGCATCCGGCGCGCCCCCGGGAAGCTCCGGGACCTCGAGCGCGTGATCGCGGACAAGCCGGTCCACGGCCGCTACGGCATCGCGCACACCCGGTGGGCCACGCACGGCCGCCCCACCGAGGAGAACGCCCACCCCCACCGCGACTGCACCGGCCGCGTGGTCGTCATCCACAACGGCATCATCGAGAACTACCTCGAGCTCAAGCACGAGCTCCAGGCCAAGGGGCACCAGTTCCTCACCCAGACCGACACCGAGGTCGTCGCCCACGCCATCGAGCAGGTCATGAAGGACGACGGGGCCGACCTGGTGGGGGCATTTCGGACGGTGCTCCCCCGCCTGCGCGGGATCTACGCCCTGGTCGCGATCTCGACCGACTCCCCCGACACGCTCGTCGCCGCGCGCCTGGGCCCTCCGCTGGTGGTCGGCATCGGCCGCGGCGAGTGGTTCGTCGCTTCGGACATCCCGGCGATCCTCATGCACACGAAGGACGTCGTGTTCATGGACGACCACGAGATCGTCGTGGTCGACCGCTCGGGAGCGCGCTTCAGCAAGCTCGACGGCACGCCGTTCCACAAGCCCTCGCAGCGGATCCCGTGGGATCCGATCATGGCGGAAAAGGGCGGTTACAAGCACTTCATGCTCAAGGAGATCCACGAGCAGCCGCGCGCGGTGCGCGACACGCTGCTCGGCCGGGTCAGCCTCGAGTCCCCCGAGGTCCACCTCGAGGAGATGACGATCTCCGACGAGAGCCTGCGCGGGATGACCCGTTGCCAGATCGTCGCCTGCGGGACCTCGTGGCACGCGGCCCACGTCGGGAAGTTCCTGATCGAGAAGCTCGCCAAGATCCCGGTGATGGTCGACTACGCGTCGGAGTACCGGTACCGCTCCCCCCTGGCCAACCCCGAGGTCCTCTCGGTGTTCATCAGCCAGTCGGGGGAGACCGCGGACACCCTCGCGGCGCAGCGCGAGGCGAAGGCGCTCGGCGCCACGACGCTGGCGATCTGCAACGTGCGCGGCTCGATGCTCACCCGCGAGGCGCACGGGACGATCCTGACCCACGCGGGCCCGGAGATCGGCGTCGCCTCCACGAAGGCCTTCACGAGCCAGATCACGGCGCTCTGCGTTCTCGCCCTCAAGCTCGGACGGCTCCACGGCCGGCTCGAGGAGGACGCGGCGATGGCGTTCGTGCGGCACCTCTACCACATCCCCGCCCAGATGGAGCATTACCTCTCCGACGACCGGGGGATCGAGGACCTCGCGAAGACGTTCATGAACCACCGCGATTTCCTCTACCTCGGCCGCGGCGTGAACTACCCGATCGCCCTCGAGGGAGCGCTGAAGCTCAAGGAGATCTCGTACATCCACGCCGAGGGGTACCCCGCCGGCGAGATGAAGCACGGGCCGATCGCGCTGATCGACGAGAACCTGCCGGTCGTCGCGATCACGCCGCACGACGCGGTCTTCGAGAAGATGCTCTCGAACATCGAGGAGGTGAAGGCCCGATCGGGGATCGTCCTCGCGATCACCGACCAGCACGACACCGACCTCGAGCAGCGCGCCGACGCGACGGTGGTCGTGCCGAAGACCCACGAGCTACTCTCGCCGCTGCTCACCGTGCTGCCGCTGCAGCTGCTCGCGTACCACATCGCCCTGCTGCTCGGCTGCGACGTCGATCAGCCCCGGAACCTCGCGAAGAGCGTGACCGTCGAGTAGGCGCCGACCGCCGCGACGAGCGACGCCGTGAAGGCGTTCGGCCAGCCCAGCGCGTAGTCCCCGACGAGCTGGACGACGGCCCCCGTCGCGAGCGCCGCGATCCCCGCCGCGGGGACCGCCTTCCGGTCCCACAAACCCGCCGCCATCGCGACGAACAGCCCCGCGCCCCCGAACGCCGACGCCTGCGCGACGAGGTCGTAGACGCTGTCGGCGGAGAAGGCGATCGCGTAGGCGGCAACACCCGCGATCGCGACGCCGACCCGGTTGAGGAGCACCTTGCGCCCTTCGCTCGCGGCGGGCATGAGCCGAAGGACGCCGTTGTGCACGACCACCGACGACGCCGCGAGGAGCGCGCTGTCCACGGTCGAGAGGATCGCCGAGACCAAAGCCCCCGCGAAGACGACGTGCATCACGGTTCCGAGGTGGCGCGCCGCGAGCGCCGGGAGGACCTGTTCCGGCGAGGCGAGCCCGGGGAGCATCGCGGCACCGTACAGGCCGAGCGTCACCGGGATGAGGCCGACGGCGACGTAGATCCCCGCCGCGCCGATCGTGGCGTTGCGGGCCAGGTTCGGCGAGCGGCTCGCGAGGATCCTCGAGATCATCTCCTGCGCGGTCACCGACCCCAGGATCGGGACGAGCCAGTCGTTCAACACGTGGAGCCACGGCCGCGCGGGCTCCGCGGGAGCCGCGGCCGCCGCGGGCGGCGACGCCCCGCTCCCGACGACCGCGATCAGCAGCACCACGAGCCCCACGATCAACGCGACCCCCTGGACGATGTCGGTCGTCGCGTCGGCGAGGATTCCCCCGGAAACCGTGTAGACGATCACGACCCCGGCGGCGAGCGCCGTCATCCACGCCGCGTCGTGCCCGGAGACCGACGCGAGCACCTGTCCGAACGCGCGGATCTGCGCCGCCGCCCACAGGAGCGACGTCGGCGCCATCAGCACGATCGCGAGGCGTTCCGCGTTCGCTCCGAACCGTTCCCGGAACAGGTCCGCGAGGGTCACGAGACCCCGCCGCCACAACGCCCGCGCGAAGACGACCCCGGCGAGCAGAAGGCACAACGCGTAGCCGAACGGATCGTGCGTCGCCCCCGCCCACCCGCGGGAGTAGACCTCCGACGCCGCCCCGATGCAGGTCTCCGCACCGAACCAGGTGGCGAAGATCGAGGCCGTCGCCAGCCACGGCCCGAGGCTGCGCCCGGCGAGGAGGTAATCCTCCTCGGTGCGGATTCGGCGGGAGATCCACATCCCCACCACGAGCTGCAGGGCGACGTAGCCGAGGACGCCGAGGAGGAGCGGGCTCACGGGGGCGGGAGGATAAACCGAGGGGATTGCGCCGTGTCGCTTGTTTTCGAGCCGCGCGCCGCCACGGAGCACCGGAACCGAGCGATGTTGCCCGCTCGCAACGATGGCAACCTTACGTACACGGCGCAATCCCCTCCCTCGGGACCGATCCGCTTCCCCCCGTTGCTACAATGCGCCGGTTCCAAGACCCCGAGGACGCCCCTTGAATCCACCGGAGCCGCAGCCGACGTCCGTCGACCGTCTCGTCTCCGCGCTCAACCCCGAGCAGCGCGAGGCGGTCGTGCACGAGGGCGGCCCCCTGCTCGTCCTCGCGGGGGCCGGTTCCGGCAAGACCCGCGTCATCACGCACCGCATCGCCTGGCTCGTCCTCGAGCGCGGCGTCGCCCCCTGGAACATCGTCGCCGTCACCTTCACCAACAAGGCGGCCGGCGAGATGCGCGAGCGGGTCGAGAAGATCCTCGGCTCTCGCGCCGAGGGGATGTGGATCGGGACGTTCCACGGGTTGTGCCTTCGCATGCTGCGCCGCGACGGGGAGCGCGTGGGGCTCGCCTCCGGGTTCAACGTCTACGACTCCGACGACCAGCTCGCCCTCGTGCGACGGATCCTGAAGTCGCACTCCGCCGACGACGCCGCCGGGACCGCGCGCCCGTTCCTCTCGAGGATCAGCCGCTGGAAGAACTCGATGATCGCCCCGGAGAACGCCTCGAAACAGGCCTTCTCCCCGGACGCGCGCCTGCAGGCCGAGGTGTACGCGGCCTACGAGGAGGGCTTGAGGCGCGCGAACGCCTGCGACTTCGACGACCTGCTGCTGAAGGCGCTGGCGCTCGTCGACGCCGAGA includes the following:
- the glmU gene encoding bifunctional UDP-N-acetylglucosamine diphosphorylase/glucosamine-1-phosphate N-acetyltransferase GlmU, with product MARRSAGTVLVLAAGQGTRLKSKTIKLLHPVAGRPMVAWVVDAARALKPDRLVAVVGFQADAMKGALGDAVDACVLQSEQRGTGHAVLQAAPSLKGRLDEPLLIVNGDLPTLKTSTLQALARLHRTSKAALTLVTAELPDATGYGRVVRDDAGKVVRIVEHKDATEEEREIREINCGIYCVDPAALFPILRSLRPDNAQGEYYLTDAVHRLIAKGAKVGALLHEDAEEVLGVNTREELARAGITLYARKAADLMASGVTLLDPDRIWVDPRARIGRDTILWPDVIIEGPSVLGEGCVVRPGSRLSDVRVGDRVEIRDHCVVQDSRIAAGAAVGPFAHLRPGTVLAEDVRVGNFVETKKAKLGRGSKASHLTYLGDATVGAGCNIGAGTITCNYDGDAKHPTTLEDGVFIGSDTQLVAPVRVGKGAYVGAGSTVTQDVPAGALAISRGRQRNIEGWATRRKVGKKHD
- the glmS gene encoding glutamine--fructose-6-phosphate transaminase (isomerizing), with protein sequence MCGIVGYVGDKDPVEVLIEGLRRLEYRGYDSAGIAVVNGNGELSIRRAPGKLRDLERVIADKPVHGRYGIAHTRWATHGRPTEENAHPHRDCTGRVVVIHNGIIENYLELKHELQAKGHQFLTQTDTEVVAHAIEQVMKDDGADLVGAFRTVLPRLRGIYALVAISTDSPDTLVAARLGPPLVVGIGRGEWFVASDIPAILMHTKDVVFMDDHEIVVVDRSGARFSKLDGTPFHKPSQRIPWDPIMAEKGGYKHFMLKEIHEQPRAVRDTLLGRVSLESPEVHLEEMTISDESLRGMTRCQIVACGTSWHAAHVGKFLIEKLAKIPVMVDYASEYRYRSPLANPEVLSVFISQSGETADTLAAQREAKALGATTLAICNVRGSMLTREAHGTILTHAGPEIGVASTKAFTSQITALCVLALKLGRLHGRLEEDAAMAFVRHLYHIPAQMEHYLSDDRGIEDLAKTFMNHRDFLYLGRGVNYPIALEGALKLKEISYIHAEGYPAGEMKHGPIALIDENLPVVAITPHDAVFEKMLSNIEEVKARSGIVLAITDQHDTDLEQRADATVVVPKTHELLSPLLTVLPLQLLAYHIALLLGCDVDQPRNLAKSVTVE
- a CDS encoding sodium:solute symporter family protein, encoding MSPLLLGVLGYVALQLVVGMWISRRIRTEEDYLLAGRSLGPWLATASIFATWFGAETCIGAASEVYSRGWAGATHDPFGYALCLLLAGVVFARALWRRGLVTLADLFRERFGANAERLAIVLMAPTSLLWAAAQIRAFGQVLASVSGHDAAWMTALAAGVVIVYTVSGGILADATTDIVQGVALIVGLVVLLIAVVGSGASPPAAAAAPAEPARPWLHVLNDWLVPILGSVTAQEMISRILASRSPNLARNATIGAAGIYVAVGLIPVTLGLYGAAMLPGLASPEQVLPALAARHLGTVMHVVFAGALVSAILSTVDSALLAASSVVVHNGVLRLMPAASEGRKVLLNRVGVAIAGVAAYAIAFSADSVYDLVAQASAFGGAGLFVAMAAGLWDRKAVPAAGIAALATGAVVQLVGDYALGWPNAFTASLVAAVGAYSTVTLFARFRG